TATCAAAGCAGTCCATCTCATTTCCTCATTTTCTCCAAAAAATTAGGATCAAGGTTTGGATGTCGGAAGTCTAAGGTTAATGACAACGAAGTGAGTTGTTGGCCAGACCATGCTTTTACTCACTTGAGAGACGCGGCTCATGAAGTGGATTGTGGTGGCGAGATGTACAGAGTGATCATTGACGGAAGATATAGCTCAACAAAAGGGGGGTATGGCCAGTTTTCGAGGTTGGGATTTAAAAAAGCAAAtaatattgaaaatttgaaggTTGCATTTTATATGAAACTTTGATTTCAATTGAACCTATAGAGCTTTCAACATTGGTGAATGATGACCAATGCTATAACATCAGCACTCCCGTTTCTCGTTCGAGCTTTGGCACATATTTCTATTTCGGAGGCCTGTCAGGGATCCTGTGTGCATTTTGACATTCATCTATGTTACTCCAAAAGCCTTTACCTCGTAGCTCTATTTTTGTGATTGATTTACTTTTTGAGTGTTTGAcataaatcaattaaaaatagTTTGGGATAATTGATGGTCTCGTCATGTGTGTGGTGTTATGAAATATGTTGGCCTTTGAGACAATTCAATTATGTCACACTACTTGTGTTACATATAAAAATACACCGATGTCACGTGGCACAACAATGCCATTTAATTCGCTGAACAAAGGCTGATAAGAACGGCCAAGTTTAGACGGTGATTGAATGAGTTGGGAACTTGAGCGAGGAAGATCGGTCAAACAAATGGCAAATGACCGAGATAAGTGGTAGCAGCAGTTGCACAAGTATCTCGACATGTAAAGGAGAGTGATCAACGTGAGAGTTATGGTTCAACAGAAGTAGATCAATACTAGGACATGGAGGACACGTGTCAGCCATGGAAAAATCAGTTATTCAACACTACCAAGCCGTTAAGATAACGTGGGACACTTGACAGCAAATCAACGGATTCAATTGTAAATATCAATGTTATTTCGTGACTTCTCttgttttctctcttctttcatggagtatttttcttcttttgtcttgTTAATTTATTATCGTGAAGATGGGATGGCAGCTGTGAAGAAAGAGGAAGCTGAGGACGAAAACAATGCTATTTCAGTGAGAGTGAAGACACAAGAGCCCCAAGAAGATAGAGATTTTGAACCACCCGTTAAGGATGCTTCTTCGAAGGCATCTAAATTGAAGAAGGAAGAGCATGACGACTACGATGATGATCACAAGCCCATCTCCAAACTCCAAAGAGGTTTTTATTCCTTATCCTTTTTTCCGGGATTTATTGGATGTGAAGAGGTCGAAACTCAAAAGAgggttcatttttattttttatctgtttaatttttgggtattttattttatacacCATTGAAAATGACGTTTCATGGGTGTGATTTCATTTTACTGGACCTTTGTATCATAAATCTACACTCTCATACATGTtaacaatattgttcgttttgagtTATTcagttctcgtggatacatcagGCCGCATAACTTTATTCCTCCTTATCCCAACTACTACCGACTGAAGCCTAACTCactgggtcaaaacccaactcacttgggttAGGAAAATTTCCCTTAAGGAAAGGCTTTGTTATTATGTTAGAGGGTGGGTTTGGCTTATTAACCCATCTGTTGAGACTAGCCCAACCAATGTGTTATTTAcgtgagaagaagaagacaaatgaGGGAGGTACTCcatggaagaagagaaaattagaGAAGACGTGAAACAACTTTTATTTTAGGGCAAACTAAAGGGACGGTTGGAAtagatttttaaaatctaacgGTTACCAATCTGCACACAACAATAGTCAGGTACACAATGTATTGGAGGTCCCCcaatccaattttgaacttatgaCCCTACTTTCTTAATAATTTGTGTAAATTAGAGGCTATCGAAGTGCCGTGAGTGATGGGTTAACGTCTAAACAACAATTAATAGACAAAGCATGATAACCAACCGAATAATCTTTTCCTAGCTAGTTGAAGAAAAATTACAAGAAGAAATAAAGGAGGAAGGCTTGGTGAAAATGCATGTGACGTTGACTGTGTGGGACATGATGTCATGATGTGAATGTGTTGCTTTTAACGATTAGTAATTAGCAAACAATCTAAGCAAGAGATGGATAACATGACCCTATCATACATGATGGGATTTGAGAGATTGGCCAACTAAACGACGTCGAAGAAGacttatggttttttttttttttttacttacacTATCTTCTCTCTTGTCCTATTCGCTAAAGCAacactttttcttttctagAATGAGGGAGGGGAGGGGATTTGAACGCACAATTTTTGTCACTTCAATTATTCGTTAAAGCATCAGTTACCAAAGCCATCTGACAAGGGGATTCAAACCTTGATCACTAAGGTAATACACATCATCCTCACCACTCCAACTACTTGCTAAAGCAACACTTACCAAAGCCATCTGAGATAAAGGGACCTCACAACTAGCTTGGAGGGGATCTCATAGTGATCCAACTCAAACTTGTTATTGTCTCCGGAGGAGTTTGTGAGCAATGTAGATATACAAACCAAGATCGAGAGTTGTAATTCACAACTTGTTTATTAAACCACTCAAAATATAGaatctagaaaaaaaattaatactaTCAGAAGCCCACACCCCCATACgtatcaataatattgtccgttttgagttATTTGATTGCCGAGGATACATGAGACCCATATGGTTTTATTCTTCATGAGCCTATCTACTAATGGGCAAGCCCAGCTACTAAGGTCAAAGTCCAATTCACTAGACTCATTTAAAAGTCTTGTTGTATGTTAAGGGTAAACTTTAGCTTTATTAACCCATCGATTGAGACTTACCCAATTGATGTAGTATTCTTTAAGTCATAACACTCCCTTTCACTTGTGGATTGAGTTATGtcaaacccaacaagtggagtagaggctACGTTCAATATGATCAAATCGCTTCGATACCATATCAAAAGTCCACACCCCATacataccaacaatattatctgttttgggTTATCTCATTCCTGAGGGTATATCGGGTTTGCACGGTTGTCTTCTTCATGAACCTAACTATTAATAGCTGAAGCCCAATTCACTAGACTCATGAAAAGGTCTTGTTGTATATTAAAAGATGGGCTTTAGCTTTATTTGCCCCACAAAAAATTCTTATGGggcaaataaataaatttaaaaaacgcCAGCTCCTCTCAACTAAGCAAGCTGGTATATACAACCGGATCTAGTTATATCGTTGAAGGGAACAAAGGTTGAATACAACTCAGTCAGAAGGCACATATGAAAGGATAATTTCATAGCTaagttaattttaattttggttCAAGACTTTTCTTTAATTTCGTTAACTAAATGTTTTTTCATTCCACGTCAATTTTTGGATGTTTAGATTATTCCTCTTCCCAAATGTGGGAGAATTGGTTCAAGTTGAGGAAGATTGTAATGGTTGGAATTCTATCATAATTAGGATtgataaaaataggaaaaaatttattattttgtaacCTGGtcttgagagagaaaaagatgcAGTTGAGATAGACGATTAAAAGGGATAAGGGTAACCTTAGAGACTTGTAAGGGGCTCAGGGCTATCTCTTGTACTCTTGATCTTGTAAACTATAACATCTCATATTGAGTCCGAACCCGGATAAATTATGCGttattcttctctctttatTATCTATTTTGTTCTTATATATACTTTGTTTTgagttggtatgttttcttgaTCTACTTGGGTTGGTAtcactaaaaaaaatttggtaagCCACCAACAATATTCAATTGAAGTGTGGGATTTGGGTTTCCTGTTAATCTATCCTCTATTAAGCAGTAAAATTCTTTTATGAGCTAACCATCCATGTAATTAATCAAGCATTTTCTCTTGTAACTTTTTCATGGATTCATGATGACAAGAACATTAGTAAGTATTAATTTCAGTCAAATCATTCCAAAAGCAGTTTGTTTTGGCCGAGACATCCAAAAGaacttcataattttttttaagagctTATATATAACTACAACATGTGCCATTTTTAgtatcttaattaattaactatttTTGAGTGATAGGTTAGTGATGAATTCCTTTGGGATCAAACCGTGTGAACTCGAAAGGTTATGAATTCGATTGATTTCCACTTAGCCCAACTTATCCCGTTgtaaggtgaaaaacttgtatacaCGCTGGCCAGACGGCCTAATTTGGGCTCATATCATATGTCCAAATGATAGACTTATATGGTGTTTTTCTCGGTTAAGAAAAAAGTCTTGGTTGAGATGGTTAAATTGATTGCAGTAATTCCTTGGGAATACAAGATGTCGCAAGTTCAATAGCCACACTCAACAATTTTCTGTGTTATTTCCTTGCATGGGTCAAAGCTTCATGAGAGGCTTTGTAGAGTTAGCTCTCCTTTGTGGGCTTCGACCTCATTCTCCCCACACGGGTTTCGGTCTGTCTTACCTGTCGTCAGCGTGGAGCGGTAGCCATCTTTAGCTGAGATTGGTGACCTGAGTTTAGATTTAGCCCATCTGTTCGATGGACATGTTGGAGTGATGAATTCTCGATAAAAAAGTGATTTTCTCGGTTACTAACAAAAGTTTcttaattactaattaattaCATCACAACTTAGCCAATATTTTTGTTGTAAAAAAATTCCACACAAGGAtaacatggatttttttttttttttccccttaagaAGGTTAGAAATACGGGACTAGTACAAGATAGGTTAGGGCCGTTTTCGCAAGTCTCGGTGTAGGAAAAAGCCTTGTCGGGTGTCGTCTCCTTCCGTGTGTGTCGTTTTGTGTTCATATTGGTGTCGTAAAACCCCACGTGTCGAGATCCATCGATCGATCCATAAAcgcatttttcttctcttttgcagGTAAAGGGAAGAAGGGGTCTTTGAGTACTCTCCGTCATAGTCCACCTCTCTACTTGCTCTTGCTTTTCAAAGAGGGGAAAAAACCCTAATTAACCCAAATTTTCATTCCTCGAAATTTACTGTTAATCCCCTCACAATCCATAAAAAGTGCAATTTGGATCTCTTAGTGTCACTTGTAATCAATTAATTCTTTCCAATTCGAGATCAATACAATTCTCTctgattttcaattttgacgGCGAAAAGTTGTTTGCATTATTGCTGAAGCTGTTCAATTGGAGGCGTTGATTGAATTGGAGAATTGCGGGATCTATGGTGTGTTTTATGAGATCGAAATGATCCGTTTGGTAGCGTGAACAAAATTGAACGCTTTGGATCCGATCGGGGGAGAAACAGCGCCATCTAATGGCGCTGTTCCGACGCTTGTTTTACCGGAAGCCGCCGGATCGGCTTCTCGAGATCTCCGAGAGAGTCTACGGTACGGTACCCTGTCTTTGTCGCTTTATTTTTATTCCTGACCTTTCCTTGAAGATTTTAGCTTGGAAATCaagtctttgtttttgttttccaattCTGATGGGAATATCTGGTAGGTTGAGAAATTGGAAGCTTTTTGTCATGGAATTTGCTTAAGGATTTCGTTTGGGGCAATGTATTGGataaattttttgtataatGGGCTCTTTGGTTGCTCAAGGTCGTTTGTGCACCATCTAGCGAATGTAgggtattattgttattatttcagTTAGGGTTCATGAGCAGGGGATATAGGCTCGGACTGAGCTGTATAGTTACCTGAAAGTTCAAGGAAGCtctattcaaaaaagaaaagaaaaggaatttcAATGAAGctcatgtatttttttcttttaccatTATGCTGAGTTGACATTAACTTTCATTTGCTTATTTTCTGTGGATTTTTCCAATTACAAGAACGGATAGGCAAATGTTTCTATGATGAAGGAAGTGGTTTATAGAGTGAGATTGGAACGACAGATTTCCTTTTCAAACTCTGCTGTTGAGTGAGCCAACAGAAGCAAAGCAGCCATCCCCATAAAGAGCATACTTTATATTTGGGACTACCAAgtgctttgcattttttttatatgggtTCCTGAGGAGAAAAACAGAAACTCACTACCTAGAAGAAAGATTAGCAAAGGGATTAATCACAGAACCCCCATCAGGATCATCAACCCACCTCCCAACCTTATCACCAAGTGCTGCTTTGCATTTAACGAAAATTGTGACCCTTTTATATCCTCTTCCTCATTTCCTATTGCGGTTGTGATGTTGTCTAAGCTCCTCTGGCTATTGAAAAGCTGATTGGCCGAAGGCCGCCAAGAACATCCCTATGAGTTAGATTAATGTTTCATTTGCTGTTTAATACTTATGCGTTCTTTCCCCCCTATTGAAGAtcatactattttttttttctctggggTTAGAAAGTTACTGCTCTTTAATGAAGTATTGTGTGGGAAATGGTTAGGAAATTTATTGTGAAGACAGAGAGTGAACGAAGACGCGGTGTAAGTGGAGCCCTTTGTGCTTTTCGCTTATAAAACACCTCAAGGAAAATGTAAGGTTTGTTACTCGTGGAAAATAGGAAGCTTATTAATTTCTTCAtcaattcaaacttcaaagtattTGTAGCCTTTtctatgcttttattttcatttaataagGTCACTTATAGTCAGGGAAATTGTTAATGTTGGCATCGTTGTTGTGGGTGGATGATGCTGAGGTTTTTTTCATAACCTGAAATTTATGGTCCTTTTCTTAGTTGCGAAAATTTTGGTTCTTATTAGGAACTGTGCTAGACTTTGAGAGTTTAAGCTCTTATCATTATTGAGTTCAACATTTTGTTTTGACGGCTGTATCATTATTGGCCATTGTTTGCTGATATCTGTTGTCTTCTTTTGCAGTATTTGACTGCTGTTTCTCCACTGATGTCTTGGAAGATGATGAGTACAAAGGATACATGGGTGGGATTGTAGCACAGCTGCAAGACCATTTTCCAGATGCTTCCTTCATGGTCTTCAACTTTAGGGAAGGGGAGAAGCGGAGccaaatttcagacatattGTCTCAGTATGACATGACAGTTATGGATTATCCTCGGCAATATGAGGGGTGTCCTCTGCTTCCATTGGAGATGATCCATCACTTCCTTCGGTCTAGTGAAAGCTGGTTATCCTTGGAGGGGCAGCAAAATGTGCTTTTGATGCACTGTGAAAGAGGAGGTTGGCCTGTACTTACTTTCATGCTTGCAGGCCTTCTGTTATACCGCAAACAGTATAATGGGGAGCTGAAGACTCTTGAGATGGTCTACAAGCAAGCTCCTAGAGAACTTCTCCATCTCTTATCTCCTTTAAATCCTCAACCTTCCCAGTTAAGATATCTTCAGTACATCTCTAGAAGAAATTTGGGTTCTGATTGGCCTCCATCAGATACGCCTCTACTTTTAGATTGTCTGATCCTTAGAGTTCTTCCATTGTTTGATGGGGGCCGAGGTTGCAGACCAGTTGTCCGCATTTATGGTCAGGACCCCTCAAAACCTGCCAACAGAACTTCTAAGCTCCTATTTTCAACttcaaagacaaaaaaacatGTTCGTCACTACTTGCAGGTAATCCATATCTACAATTGAATTTGAAAAAATTTTCTTGATCAAATTGGAAGTGCTcttgttattatttatttaaaaaaacttGAGACATTTCTTAAGAATTTTACCTGCAGGCAGAGTGTATGTTGGTGAAAATAGATATCCATTGCCGGGTCCAAGGCGATGTTGTTCTTGAATGTATCCATTTGGATGAAGATCTAGTACGCGAGGAGATGATGTTTCGAGTTATGTTCCACACGGCATTTGTGCGGGCAAATATCTTGATACTCAGCCGTGATGAAATTGACACTCTATGGGATGCCAGGGACCAATTTCCAAAGGACTTTAGAGCAGAGGTAGGTTTTTAAGATTCTGTTGTGGATTTTTTTCCGTGAAATTGTAGGAGTTGAATCCACATTCTTATCTGTATCAGGTACTCTTTCTGGACGCTGATGCTGTTGTGCCTAATCTAACCACAGTCGTGACAAGTGAAGATGCAAATGAGACTGGAAGTGCTTCACCTGAGGAATTTTTTGAGGTGGAAGAGATATTTAGCAATGTGGTTGATGCGCAGGAAGGAAAGGGGGACTTTGAAACTCTTATGGTCCAGGGCAACGCTTCTGATGATGCTGATTATAAAGAAGTCTTGAAGGAGGATGCGGATCCTCACACATTTGTAGATTGTGCATCAGATGATGGACATCAGAAACAGTTTGGCAATATGAATTCTGATTCTGAACCAGTAAAGGATATTGCTGTGGATGATGTGAAATATAAGATGGAAGAGAAaatggatgtggatatggatatggtGAAAGACATTACCGTGGATGATGGGGACATGAAGCGAGAGCCTGTGGTGACTGCCCCCAGTTTGCTAAGAAATATAATAACCAAGGAAGTAACAGAAGATCCAAGTGGAAATCAAGACAATGTTGTGCAGAACAAGTTAGAGTCAGGGGTTACTCAGCAAAAGTTGAGGGCGGATGTTTGTAGGCCAAAACCAGAGAAAGTTGTGCTACCTTCTCCTAGGAAACAGAAAGCAGCAGCAGATTCAATTGTAGCCAAGCAAAAGATTAAACAGCTAGAACAGCAGGGAACACATGCAAAACTGGCAAAACCGAATGTAGTATCTCGGTGGATTCCCCCTAACAAAGGCTCATATACCAATTCGATGCATGTGTCGTATCCACCTGCTAGATATAATAGTGCACCGCCAGCTCTTGATGCTATTGCTTCTCCAAAAGATTCTAATACTTGTGTTCCTGTAAAGGCTTCTTCCGTCCCTGCTACTCCTGGAGAAGTGGTTTCTAGAGATGCTGCAAACAAACCGTTAGGACAAAAAGAGGAGCTTCTGGATCCATCACACTCTGTCTCAGTGATACCTGGTTCCTTTCCGGCTAAAGAATCACCGTCTCTTGGACTGCAGCTAGTAGTGCCACCTCctccagctccagctccagctccagctccaCCACAGGCTAACAGCTCTTCATTGTATACATCTAAATCCAGGTCTTCTTTACAACTTTCCCCACCTTGGCAGACAAGTCCAGCAGCTTCTCCTCCACCTTCTCATCCACTTGGTAATGAGGTCTCCACATCTCTTtatcctccacctccacctccacctccacctccacctccacctccacctccaccaccaccaccaccaccaccccccCCTCCTTTTCTTCCGCTTTCCACGTCGTTGAGTAGGCAGAATATTGAAGTGGGTTCACACCAAAAACCTCCACCTCCTCCGCCTCCACCCcctcctccccctccccctccccctccccctccccctccccctcccccatCCAGTAGGCAACATATTGGGGCGTGGTTGCCCCCTCCACCCCCGTGGAAGCTTGTATCTTCGACTACCCTTACCCCAATGAAAGTTTCTCCTCAACCTGAACCTCCACCTCCAGCTTCCCCCTCTCCATCAATGATTTCATTAACAGTTTCAAAAGTTAGTGGAATTGGAGTTCCTCATTTACCATCACCgccgcctcctcctcctcctcctcctcctctttcaAGGAGTGTGGCTACACCTCtaccacccccacccccacctccccctccacctccacctccacctccaccaccccCTCTAACCCATGGATGTTGGACcccgccgccaccaccaccaccaccaccaccacctccacttTTGATGCGTGGTGCTCCCCCTCAACGTCCTTCCTTACCTGTTGCGCCACCTCTTCCTCCCGGAGGTCGCAAggcaccaccacctccaccgccACCTCCTGGTGGTCGAGGGGCACCGCCTCCGCCACCTCCGCCACCTCTTCCTTCTGGAGGTCGTATGGCCCCACCACCGCCTCCACCGTTGCCTCCTGGTGGTCGAGGGGCACCACCTCCActacctcctcctcctcctcctcctcctcctggaGGTAACAAGGCACCACCAGCGCCTCCACTGCCGCCTCCTAGTGGTCGAGGGCCACCACCTCCGCCACCTCCTCCTGTGGGTCGTGGGgcaccacctccacctcctccccCTATGGGTCGTGGGGCACCACCTCCGCCGCCGCCTCCTGGAGGTCGAGGGGgaccacctccacctcctcctcccatGGGTCGTGGGGCTGGTCCTCCTGCTCCACCTAGACCTCCAGGTGGTGCACCTCCGCCACCACCATTAGGTGCCAAAGGAGCTGCAACTGATACAAGAGGATTGCCTTCTGGAAGAGGGCGTGGGCTTTCACGTCCTTCAGGGATGGGGCCAACTGCTACCGCACCCCGACGATCTTCCTTGAAACCGTTGCATTGGAGCAAAGTAACAAGAGCCCTGCAAGGGAGTTTATGGGAAGAATTGCAAAGGCTTGGAGAACCTCAAATGTATTTTAACGCttacaacttttttttccccatttttctCATAATTTATTTGTACCATAATGTAAGAAGTGTAGTCTACAgtgatattttgttgaaattgcatgaagCATATATTTTCCTTGCTTTTTAACGTTTCATTTGCATGTATCGTTGTAATCATTCCATTGTACCTTTGTGTCCCAGTGGGTCAGATTTTGATGTATCCGAGCTGGAGAGTCTTTTCTCTGCAACAGTCCCAAAGTCTGCTGACTCAGGAAGCAAAGCTGGTGGTCGACGAAAGTCTGTTGGATCAAAAACTGACAAAGTTCACCTGGTAATATCAATGTTCCGAGCTCTATCTTAAATTTACTTTCCTAAATTTATGTTTGTGGACTCTATTGATTCATGTAATAAATAATTTGTCGCATGTTTTAATTTATGTGTTTATTGCCATcctcaattgaatgatgaaagTTATGATCTGTTGTGATAAAAGTTGTCAATAAGTTTCTTTCGTTACAATAGCTGTTCACCTGTTTCGTGATTGTATGCTTACTAGCTTAATGAACTATGTTCCTGTCATGCGTCTATATTGTTAATTTTCGTTTAAGTTTTAACTACATCTCGGAGATTTCAAACAAATTTTGTCTCTTGGGAGTTTTGCTTAACTTGGGAATGCATTGGCGGGCAATTATTGATAGTTTTTATAACTCCTGGACTTTGAAAAGGTATATCAAAGGTTGATTGCAGGCATATAGCTGTGTGTATACTATTTACCTATATGAAGGAGAATCTTTATCAAATgtgttttaaaatttgtttctaATGGCTTCTCTGCATTTGTTCGGAGCTTAAGATAATTGGGTAGCTGAAATTATtaatgataataattttttcCTGAAAATATGGTTTTGGAAAAGTTATAACAAAAAAGGAAATTTCTATGGTACTGTGCTGAGTGTGTAGTTGttataaaggctttgatattgaCAATGATGATGACAGTCAGTGATAGATTATGCTAAATAATATTTTGACATTGTAGTACAATTGTACAAATCATATTCTTCATGCACATTTATGTAGCTTTGAATAGCCttgtaaaataataaatatgcgTGAATGATTTATTCATGTGAATTAGAAAACAACTGGAGTAGTGGAACAAGGGATGCAAGCCCTGATCATATAGCAGGGCATGCACATTCAGAAATTTGAGTTGCTGTCTTTTTTTCCCTTGGTCAAAGACATAAGATGAAGAAATGTGGTTTTGGGCTGATCTAAATTGGAATATGTGGAACATTACTATCCCAAATGTTTAAGGCTTTAAGCTGACAGGAAAAGTGAGACTTTagttagttaatttttttttggatgtttttagttatttaaaattattaacACTCCACACATGTGGGGTGGACTCACCCTTAATTGGCGAGACCTACTCCTGAGATATTTGACTCTTAAATGGTAGGTGTCAAGTTCTGAACTCAAGGCTATTGCTTGGCAAGGGCTTTGATACTATTGAACATCATTTACCCTAAAATCTTGGGCTGATGGGAAAGATGATACTTTAAGTTTGAATTAGTTACTCCAAGAGAATGTAATGCCAGTTAATGGAAGTATTTTTTGAGATTTATTCCATGCTATGCTGTTCGTGATGCTTTTATTCATATTTAAATGCTTATAACCTTCTATTTCTCTTGCTTTTGAAGTTCCTTAGTTTTTCTAATATGAAGGTATCCATCTGTGGTTTCTTGCTGATAAATTGTCTTCTCTTACATTGTAGATTGATCTGAGGAGGGCAAATAACACCGAAATTATGCTTACGAAAGTAAAGATGCCGCTCCCTGATATGATGGTAACAGAATAATTTTTTAACTTGATGCATTTTTGTTTCGTATGACTAGTAGCAATAGAAATGATATACTCTTGTTCATGTAGATATGCGGAGAACTCTTCATGAACCAAAAGCATATGCTATGCAACCACATTTCCATGACTTTTTAAAATACTGACCACCTTTCCATGACAACATTTAAACTGTTTTCCACCTTTAAAAACTctgatatttctttctttccaaattGTTGAGTACACCGACAAAGGTATTGTGCTCACCAGCTGTCTTTCCTCCCCTAAAACCCATGAATTTTTCAGCCGTGCTAGTTTGGAAGGTTTTTAGATGTATGTCTGAAGgatatttgaagttttgtggtGTTTGTGTGGTGTCAAGGAACAAGGGAGGCTGAAAATTGAAACTGAGGTTGCTTGAACAATTCGATCAACACAAAGTTAAGTTTTTGTATAGCTTATCTGATGGACTGAGTTATATAAGATACACACACATAGATTGGACCTCATTGGACACACCTGGCAGAGTGAACGACAGGTACTAGCAATCCGTTGCTTGCCGCTAGAATCAGTAAGATCCTAGTCGTGCGTGTTAGTGGAGACTGGAGATTTGAACTCAAGAAGTCCCCTTGTTCTGGTTTAAGGAGGGAGAATTTCAGAGCAGTGAAAGAAAACTCAAATTAAGATACCATGTAATTTTCAAAAGTGTAATCCTTGTTAGTTtcgggttgcacccccttggtgctgttAATAGATCTTTTCTATTAAAAACATGTCATTTGCAAGAGGGAACAAATAGGGATGAGAAACAGTAGGACAAAGAGAAGCACATGGAATACTCGCTTCATTTATTACACATGCAAATTCTCATTAATAAGAGCTTATAATAATCATAGAATACATGTGCATTCATTAGCATTTGGTCATTCTgcattgttttcattttcttattaaaaCATGTCCAGGAACATAATCTGAAAAATGCAGAATTGTGtatattctttcttctctttttgctGGTTTGAGAAACTTTAGAAAGTTTGTGGCAAAACCCGTTACAGCATGGAACCATTAAAAAAAGAGTTACAGTATAGATGTTTAGATGCCATGACTCTTTTGTTTACAGTATAGATGTTTATACTTTTCAAGTGATTAATAAAAGGCCCCCGTTCCCTTCTAAGTGCTATTGTCAAatctttttgttatttcttgTGATTTCAATTAGGAGATACAACAATTGTCACTCGTTGAACAGAACCAGTTGCAATCTAAACTATCTAAATTCTGATCATGAAGGCTGGTCAT
This DNA window, taken from Tripterygium wilfordii isolate XIE 37 chromosome 20, ASM1340144v1, whole genome shotgun sequence, encodes the following:
- the LOC119987461 gene encoding formin-like protein 20 isoform X2 produces the protein MVQGNASDDADYKEVLKEDADPHTFVDCASDDGHQKQFGNMNSDSEPVKDIAVDDVKYKMEEKMDVDMDMVKDITVDDGDMKREPVVTAPSLLRNIITKEVTEDPSGNQDNVVQNKLESGVTQQKLRADVCRPKPEKVVLPSPRKQKAAADSIVAKQKIKQLEQQGTHAKLAKPNVVSRWIPPNKGSYTNSMHVSYPPARYNSAPPALDAIASPKDSNTCVPVKASSVPATPGEVVSRDAANKPLGQKEELLDPSHSVSVIPGSFPAKESPSLGLQLVVPPPPAPAPAPAPPQANSSSLYTSKSRSSLQLSPPWQTSPAASPPPSHPLGNEVSTSLYPPPPPPPPPPPPPPPPPPPPPPPPPPFLPLSTSLSRQNIEVGSHQKPPPPPPPPPPPPPPPPPPPPPPPPSSRQHIGAWLPPPPPWKLVSSTTLTPMKVSPQPEPPPPASPSPSMISLTVSKVSGIGVPHLPSPPPPPPPPPPLSRSVATPLPPPPPPPPPPPPPPPPPPLTHGCWTPPPPPPPPPPPPLLMRGAPPQRPSLPVAPPLPPGGRKAPPPPPPPPGGRGAPPPPPPPPLPSGGRMAPPPPPPLPPGGRGAPPPLPPPPPPPPPGGNKAPPAPPLPPPSGRGPPPPPPPPVGRGAPPPPPPPMGRGAPPPPPPPGGRGGPPPPPPPMGRGAGPPAPPRPPGGAPPPPPLGAKGAATDTRGLPSGRGRGLSRPSGMGPTATAPRRSSLKPLHWSKVTRALQGSLWEELQRLGEPQIGSDFDVSELESLFSATVPKSADSGSKAGGRRKSVGSKTDKVHLIDLRRANNTEIMLTKVKMPLPDMMAAVLAMDESVLDVDQVENLIKFCPTKEEMELLKGYTGDRENLGKCEQYFLEQMKVPRVESKLRVFSFKIQFSSQISEFKKNLNTVNSACEEVRNSVKLKEIMKRILILGNKLNQGTARGSAIGFKLDSLLKLTDTRSSTSKMTLMHFLCKKLADHSPELLDFHLDLVSLEPASKIQLKSLAEEMQAIIKGLEKVKQELHASENDGPVSEVFRKTLKEFIFVAETEVASVTNLYSVVGRNADALALYFGEDPARCPFEQVTATLLNFVRLFRKAHEENVKQDELEKKKAVKEAEMEKAKGINLTRKG